In Desulfosudis oleivorans Hxd3, the DNA window GTTAAGCATTGCGAACACAAGTGGATCGGGACTGATAGGCTTTTCAGAAGGTGATCGGCGAGATAGTTTGAACGGTTCTGGTTTCCAGGCTGAACCCAAGACGTCTATTACAAAAGTAGAAAATTTGGATGATGTAAATTTTATCGATGGAGGAAAATTTTTTGAAAAAGGAAACTATACAGAAGCGATTCAAGCATATAGTTTATATTTGAGATATTACCCTAAATCCCCAACCGGATATTCAAATTTGGGTTTATGTTATTTACAAAAGGGAAATTTTAAAGAGGCTCTAAAGTACCATACGAAAGCGATAGAGCTTGATGACAATAGAGCAAATCTGTATATAGCGAGAAGTGTTTCATACTGGAAAATGGGATTAAATGACCTTGCTTTTGCTGATATAGAAAAAGCTATTGAGTTAAATCCCAATAACAAGGATGCCTATTTAAAGAAAGGAAAATTCCTGTTTAATAAAGAAGAATACAAAAATGCTATCAAACCATTTTTAAAATATTTGGAATTGGGAGGCAATAACTGGGAGGCACTATCAGCTTTGGGTTGGGCATATCATAAAACCGACAATGACAGAGATGCACTAAAATATTTAATGATCGCTCATCAAAGTAACGAGGGTTCCTATGATAATAATATAAGGATGGCCGACGTTTACAGGGGGCTTAAGGAATATGAAAATGCTATAAAATATTATACGTTGGCTTTGAATACTGACAAAAAAGATATATTCCTCTATTTGTATAGAGGCATATCTTATATGGAAAAGGGAGACTATTCGCTAGCTGAATTGGATTTTAAAAAAGCACTTGAATTGAAGGAAAATGATCCTGTTGTATTGTGTAATTATGCACAACTTTACATTTATCAAGACAAAGATAGAAAAGCGATACCTTTACTTAAAAAGGTTTTAGAGGTATCGAAAGATGAGGAATGTAATATTTGGTCGAAGTTTACCCTAGAGGAAATATCAAAAAGCCGTAAAAAGACAAGAAACGTAATTGCACTCTTTTTAATTTTTATTGCATTAATTTTTTTAATATTGTTGGGCGTTTTAAAACTAAAAAAAAGTGCAGGATTAATGAGAGTAAATGTCACAAAAAAATTAAAATATATATCGACTGCAACTGTTCTTATGTGTGGTGTAATGTTTTTTATACTGTCTCAACAAACAGAAAAAAGTACGGAAAGAGCTAAGGCAGAGCCAGCAATACGACAGGCACTTCAGGCCGTTGATTTAGGTCGGTATTCTATAGCGTCAGATTTCTATCATAAGGCAATTGAATTCGATCCTGACCGGAAAGAAGAGTTTGATAGAAGAATTAATGCAATGATGGACCGTAGGCTACAAGAACTGTGGTCTGGTCAATATGACTTCGGTAAAATGAGACGGTACCCTGAATGGGAGGCGGCACGGAAGGCAGATGCGTTTGTTCAAAAGGAGATACAAAAATTTCACAGGGATTTTAAATAAGACAAATAAAGCCTTTCAGTGATGAAGTTCGAAAGGCCTCAATTTATCGGGTGACCCGTGTAAAACTTGTGTTACCCGAAAAGTGTGCGTCATAGATACCCGTGACACTGTAATTACAGATGACACCTGAAAGTGTCACAAAACGGTTAAAAGTGTAAAACAGGCGTAATTACAAAACTTTATAGTGTAACAATTCTGTTGCACTTATTCTCTCCCCGTTCCGTCTATCCTTCAAACAAACTTCCGGTAATTAGGCTGAAACTATGGGGAAATGCTGTTGATATGAAACAAATATGGGTGTAAATAAAGGGATGGGGAGCAGTCAGGCCAATAAACCAATACAGGAGCAACAGACAAAGTGAACAACTTCCAGGACAAGGCTAATTTTATCTGGCAGGTCGCAGATGACATTCTACGAGGCACTTTCAAGCAGCATGAGTATGGCGATGTCATTCTTCCGTTTGTCGTTTTCCGCCGGCTGGACTGTGTTTTAAACGGCAAAAAAGACGAAATCATCGACACATACAAAAAGTTCCAGAAGAAGCTGGATGACCCGTCTGCTGTTGTTTTGCAGGCTACCGGAGGGTTGAAGTTTTACAATGTCTCCCTGTATGACCTTCAGCGGCTGACCCAGGATGCCGGCAATATCGAAGCCAACTTTAACAACTACATCAACGGGTACAGCAAGAATGTTCGGGAAATCATCGACAACTTCAGCATCGAGAAGATAATAGCCAAGCTGGCCAAGAACGAGCTTCTGTTCATGCTGGTGGACAAGTTCACCGAGATAGACCTTCACCCCGACAAAGTCAAAAATCATGAGATGGGCTACATTTTTGAGGAACTGCTTCGCCGTTTTTCAGAAATGTCAAATGAGACTGCTGGAGAGCACTACACCCCCCGTGAGGTCATCCGCCTCATGGTCAACCTGTTATTTGCCGAGCAGAAGGAAGAACTCAAGGGCAAGGGCATTGTCCGTTCTGTTTATGATCCGGCCTGTGGTACAGGCGGCATGTTGACCATCACCAAAGAGCATATCCAGAAACACATCAACCCCAAGCTGGAGGTCATTCTGTTCGGCCAGGAGCTCAACGAGCAGACCTATGCCATTGCAAAATCGGATGTCCTGATGACAGGCGGTGAGCCGGACAACATCAAGCTGGGCACCAGTTTCAGCAATGACCAGTTCAGGGATAAACGGTTCAACTTCATGCTTTCCAATCCACCTTTCGGTGTCAGCTGGAAAAAGGAACAGTCCTTTATTAACAATGAAGCGGAAGACCCCGGCGGTCGTTTCCATGCCGGCCTGCCAAGGGTAAGTGACGGGGCCATGCTGTTTCTCCAGCACATGATTTCAAAAATGGAGCCCACCGGCAGCCGTATCGCCATCATTCACAACGGCTCTCCCCTGTTCACCGGAGATGCCGGGTCAGGAGAAAGCAACATCCGCAAATGGATTATTGAAAGTGACTGGCTGGAGGCCATTGTGGCCCTGCCCACGGAGCTTTTCTTTAACACCGGTATCGCCACCTACATCTGGATTGTCACCAACCGCAAGCCTGCCCATCGTCGAGGTAAGGTCCAGCTTGTCAATGCGGTTTCCTTTGCCCAGAAAATGCGGAAAAGTCTGGGCAGCAAGAGAAACTTCATCACCACCGAACAGATACAGCAGATAACGGATATCTACACCGGCTTTAAAGACGGGGAGTTCTGCAAGGTTTTTGACAACGAGGACTTCGGCTTTACCAAGGTGACGGTTGAACGACCGGAGATGAAGAAAGACAAGATCGTTAAGGACAAGAACGGCAACCCCAAGCCAGATACCTCTTTACGGGATTATGAAAAGATACCGCTGAAGGTGGATATCGACGAATACTTCAAGCGTGAAGTCCTGCCCCATGTGCCGGATGCCTGGATGGACCGCAGCAAGGATAAGGTCGGCTATGAAATCAATTTCACGAAATACTTTTACAAGTATCAGCCCCTGCGGTCCCTGGATGAAATCAAGGCCGACATCCTTGCTTTGGAGAAAGAGACAGATGGATTGCTGAGCGAGGTGCTGTCCTGATGAAACGGTATCCGAAGTATAAGGACAGCGGGGTTGAGTGGATAGGCGAAGTGCCGGAACAGTGGGAAGTAAAGCGGTTAAAATTTCTGGCTAAGAATGTGAACGAACAGACAAACACAAAAAAACAAGATGAAATCTATATTGCTCTTGAGAATGTTGAAAGCTGGACCGGTCGTATAAGCCCTCAAGACAATGAAATTACTTTTGAAAGCCAAGCAAAGTGTTTTTGTTCCAATGATATTTTGTTTGGGAAGCTTCGTCCGTATCTTGCTAAAGTAGCTCGGCCGAACAAATCCGGTGTCTGTGTCGGAGAATTCCTTGTCCTCCGAGTTCTTGACAATGAGGTCCTTCCCGAGTTTCTTGAACAAAAGCTACGGTCACAATGGTTTATTGAGTTGGTCAACAGCTCAACCTTTGGTGCGAAGATGCCAAGAGCAGATTGGACATTCATCAGTAATGTCAAGCTTACATATCCATCGCCAAAAGAACAAAATCATATCGCCTCTTACCTCGACCACAAAACCCGCCTCATCGACACCTTGATTGAAAAGAAACAGAAGCTGGTTGAACTGCTCCAGGAGCAGCGGACAGCCCTTATCAGCCATGCTGTCACCAAAGGGCTGAACCCCAAGACCAAGATGAAGGATACCGGGATTGAGTGGCTAGGTAAGGTGCCGGAGCATTGGGCAACAGCATCGTTAAGATGGTATTTAAGAATTGGCAGCGGAGAGTTCCTATCAAACAATGATTTTCTAACTGAAGCTTCTGATCAGAAGAACATTCCGGTAATTGGTGGTAATGGAGTAATGGGGTATACAAGCAAGACGAATATTCAGGAGCCAACAATAGCAATCGGACGGGTCGGAGCTCTTTGTGGAAATGTTCATTTGGTTAATCCACCCGCCTGGATAACTGATAATGCTCTTCGTCTTTCTAATATTAAGGATTTTCTCATTGATTACCTTTCATTGTTTCTTGGGGTTTTGGATTTAAATAGATTGGCTAATCAAAATGCACAGCCACTGATAACGGGAAGCATGATAAAATCACAAAAAGTTCCTATTCCGCCGATACCAGAACAGAAAGACATTCTTCAGTATTGTTCTAAATTTTCGCAAACGATTGATCATGGTATAAATACATTGCACAAGCAAATAGCCGTTTTACAAGAATACCGCACCACTCTAATATCCGATGTGGTTACCGGAAAAAT includes these proteins:
- a CDS encoding tetratricopeptide repeat protein; this encodes MNRMTISILLVVSILTFNSAFLCADSKFLDSSKTPEKEMDYKFIAPKTTIETGVIMTKDGQNIVARKISEDNNVIVYYLGHIAHGITVDKVLSIANTSGSGLIGFSEGDRRDSLNGSGFQAEPKTSITKVENLDDVNFIDGGKFFEKGNYTEAIQAYSLYLRYYPKSPTGYSNLGLCYLQKGNFKEALKYHTKAIELDDNRANLYIARSVSYWKMGLNDLAFADIEKAIELNPNNKDAYLKKGKFLFNKEEYKNAIKPFLKYLELGGNNWEALSALGWAYHKTDNDRDALKYLMIAHQSNEGSYDNNIRMADVYRGLKEYENAIKYYTLALNTDKKDIFLYLYRGISYMEKGDYSLAELDFKKALELKENDPVVLCNYAQLYIYQDKDRKAIPLLKKVLEVSKDEECNIWSKFTLEEISKSRKKTRNVIALFLIFIALIFLILLGVLKLKKSAGLMRVNVTKKLKYISTATVLMCGVMFFILSQQTEKSTERAKAEPAIRQALQAVDLGRYSIASDFYHKAIEFDPDRKEEFDRRINAMMDRRLQELWSGQYDFGKMRRYPEWEAARKADAFVQKEIQKFHRDFK
- a CDS encoding type I restriction-modification system subunit M, with product MNNFQDKANFIWQVADDILRGTFKQHEYGDVILPFVVFRRLDCVLNGKKDEIIDTYKKFQKKLDDPSAVVLQATGGLKFYNVSLYDLQRLTQDAGNIEANFNNYINGYSKNVREIIDNFSIEKIIAKLAKNELLFMLVDKFTEIDLHPDKVKNHEMGYIFEELLRRFSEMSNETAGEHYTPREVIRLMVNLLFAEQKEELKGKGIVRSVYDPACGTGGMLTITKEHIQKHINPKLEVILFGQELNEQTYAIAKSDVLMTGGEPDNIKLGTSFSNDQFRDKRFNFMLSNPPFGVSWKKEQSFINNEAEDPGGRFHAGLPRVSDGAMLFLQHMISKMEPTGSRIAIIHNGSPLFTGDAGSGESNIRKWIIESDWLEAIVALPTELFFNTGIATYIWIVTNRKPAHRRGKVQLVNAVSFAQKMRKSLGSKRNFITTEQIQQITDIYTGFKDGEFCKVFDNEDFGFTKVTVERPEMKKDKIVKDKNGNPKPDTSLRDYEKIPLKVDIDEYFKREVLPHVPDAWMDRSKDKVGYEINFTKYFYKYQPLRSLDEIKADILALEKETDGLLSEVLS
- a CDS encoding restriction endonuclease subunit S, yielding MKRYPKYKDSGVEWIGEVPEQWEVKRLKFLAKNVNEQTNTKKQDEIYIALENVESWTGRISPQDNEITFESQAKCFCSNDILFGKLRPYLAKVARPNKSGVCVGEFLVLRVLDNEVLPEFLEQKLRSQWFIELVNSSTFGAKMPRADWTFISNVKLTYPSPKEQNHIASYLDHKTRLIDTLIEKKQKLVELLQEQRTALISHAVTKGLNPKTKMKDTGIEWLGKVPEHWATASLRWYLRIGSGEFLSNNDFLTEASDQKNIPVIGGNGVMGYTSKTNIQEPTIAIGRVGALCGNVHLVNPPAWITDNALRLSNIKDFLIDYLSLFLGVLDLNRLANQNAQPLITGSMIKSQKVPIPPIPEQKDILQYCSKFSQTIDHGINTLHKQIAVLQEYRTTLISDVVTGKIDVRDEVIP